From Zingiber officinale cultivar Zhangliang chromosome 5B, Zo_v1.1, whole genome shotgun sequence, the proteins below share one genomic window:
- the LOC121983965 gene encoding uncharacterized protein LOC121983965 isoform X2, which yields MDDGEDFRVFLNQREVNEKEAVIDPAPYEVRDEVVNNPVVEKQVWKKKDLLNGHTTLNEKGSVPENRFHLLSPLIEEEQNNMEGFAEQELNEEELFDDGQHVNRDEQHSFDSVDSEILKLKNKVVDDLEGQKVLQVAESNVCRGTSVAVDKRVKKGQNWISNNKQKVSADDPDYVDTGQLKRSSSLSLVPSMGVHHIAPSNVVSNHVYRITRSKTQGLGFCGGRYFPVGGCFWVFLW from the coding sequence ATGGATGATGGTGAAGATTTCAGGGTTTTCCTAAATCAAAGAGAGGTAAATGAAAAAGAGGCAGTGATTGATCCAGCTCCTTATGAGGTGAGAGATGAAGTGGTAAATAATCCAGTAGTAGAAAAACAAGTATGGAAGAAGAAGGATCTGTTAAATGGACATACCACTTTAAATGAGAAGGGCAGTGTACCTGAGAATAGATTTCATCTTTTATCTCCTTTAATCGAAGAAGAACAGAATAATATGGAAGGTTTTGCAGAGCAAGAGTTGAATGAGGAGGAGCTTTTTGATGATGGTCAACATGTCAATAGAGATGAGCAGCATAGTTTTGATTCTGTAGATTCAGAGATTTTGAAGTTAAAGAACAAAGTGGTTGATGATTTGGAAGGTCAGAAAGTTTTGCAAGTTGCTGAATCTAATGTTTGCAGGGGGACTTCGGTGGCTGTGGATAAGAGAGTAAAGAAGGGACAGAACTGGATTTCGAACAATAAACAGAAAGTGTCAGCTGATGATCCAGATTATGTTGATACGGGGCAATTGAAAAGGAGCTCTTCTTTATCTTTGGTGCCGAGCATGGGGGTTCATCATATTGCTCCATCAAATGTTGTTTCTAACCATGTTTATCGCATTACGAGAAGTAAAACACAAG